In the Malania oleifera isolate guangnan ecotype guangnan chromosome 1, ASM2987363v1, whole genome shotgun sequence genome, one interval contains:
- the LOC131153805 gene encoding uncharacterized protein LOC131153805, with the protein MRKVLEGQMSSPAPNPKDVHQDVRKIKNQMEEVAPSWSQTTRHPKQAVENKPSLQPWLMESLADLGLSLHTFVLSTQDMKPQQERDVQVPPFINPNIQERGIAKEMGKEQILNEEMDNKNEVWEEQLQAMQKANMYGSSDAFNPCLMSNSILPQKLKVLNFAKFSGSECPLAHLGMYLQKMAAHCDNDDLLIHCFQSSLTGEALEWCRRVKIHTWRDLARAFMTQYRQEAVLISKSREEKMSDCSYQKREMTAQSRPMIGKGKVVHPYPCVAHFPKSTPQNSPNRAVIQEQIKDTINMGKAKCLESERSLVKWVDRKKSKKAQMTQEQCCQTVSHIESKSNLVFRHHDDQTVHASTRPLVMPAHVQTQDRGVQRKVRKIDRIPMTYAELFPQLVERHLVAPTPGALGK; encoded by the exons ATGCGGAAGGTTCTAGAAGGTCAGATGAGCTCTCCCGCACCAAATCCTAAAGATGTCCATCAAGATGTGCGAAAGATTAAGAATCAGATGGAGGAGGTAGCCCCCTCATGGAGCCAAACTACACGACATCCAAAGCAAgcagttgaaaacaagccttcgctccaaccatggttgatggagtcgttagCTGATCTCGGCTTAAGCCTACACACATTTGTCCTATCAACCCAGGATATGAAACCTCAACAGGAGAGAGATGTCCAAGTTCCGCCCTTCATCAATCCTAATATTCAAGAAAGGGGAATAGCTAAAGAAATGGGCAAAGAGCAGATACTTAATGAAGAAATGGATAATAAAAATGAAGTCTGGGAAGAACAGCTGCAGGCTATGCAAAAAGCAAACATGTATGGTTCATCGGATGCTTTCAATCCTTGTCTAATGTCGAATTCGATCTTACCCCAAAAGCTCAAAGTCCTAAATTTTGCGAAGTTTAGTGGGTCTGagtgtccactagctcacttggggatgtatttACAAAAGATGGCCGCACATTGTGATAATGATGATCTGCTTATCCATTGTTTCCAAAGTAGTTTAACAGGGGAAGCTCTAGAATGGTGTCGCCGAGTAAAAATACATACATGGAGAGACCTAGCTCGCGCTTTTATGACTCAATATCGCCAAGAGGCAGTTCTAATCTCAAAGAGTAGGGAGGAGAAGATGAGCGATTGCTCTtatcaaaagagggagatgaCAGCCCAGAGTCGCCCTATGATAGGAAAAGGGAAAGTAGTTCACCCATATCCATGTGTTGCCCATTTCCCTAAAAGCACCCCCCAAAATAGTCCCAATCGGGCAGTCATCCAAGAGCAAATTAAAGATACAATCAATATGGGGAAAGCAAAGTGCTTGGAGTCAGAACGAAGCCTTGTTAAATGGGTTGatagaaagaaaagtaagaaagcccAAATGACACAAGAGCAATGTTGTCAGACAGTCTCGCACATCGAATCTAAAAGCAACCTCGTTTTTAGACACCATGATGATCAGACTGTACATGCAAGCACAAGGCCTTTGGTCATGCCCGCCCATGTTCAAACACAAGATAGAGGTGTCCAGAGGAAAGTCAGAAAGATAGACCGTATCCCGATGACCTAcgcagaattatttccacaattggTTGAAAGACATCTAGTTGCGCCTACGCCTGGAGCGTTG ggaaagtaa